One Molothrus ater isolate BHLD 08-10-18 breed brown headed cowbird chromosome 4, BPBGC_Mater_1.1, whole genome shotgun sequence genomic window carries:
- the HOPX gene encoding homeodomain-only protein isoform X1, producing the protein MPLGRELSPAAARGHSWGRGEVPGPIALPQEEMAMEKPVIPTEEQLEILEYHFCKVNKHPDPTTLCLIAAETGLSEEQTLKWFKQRLAEWRKSEGLPSESGSVRD; encoded by the exons ATGCCTTTGGGAAGGGAGTTgagtcctgctgcagccagaggccaCAGCTGGGGTCGGGGGGAAG tgcctggccccatagccctgccccaggaggaGATGGCCATGGAAAAGCCAGTGATTCccactgaggagcagctggagatcCTGGAATACCACTTCTGCAAGGTGAATAAGCATCCTGACCCCACCACACTGTGCCTCATCGCTGCTGAGACTGGGCTCTCCGAGGAGCAGACTCTG AAATGGTTCAAGCAGCGCCTGGCGGAGTGGAGGAAGTCTGAAGGGCTGCCCTCAGAAAGCGGGTCTGTCAGGGACTAG
- the HOPX gene encoding homeodomain-only protein isoform X2 produces MAMEKPVIPTEEQLEILEYHFCKVNKHPDPTTLCLIAAETGLSEEQTLKWFKQRLAEWRKSEGLPSESGSVRD; encoded by the exons ATGGCCATGGAAAAGCCAGTGATTCccactgaggagcagctggagatcCTGGAATACCACTTCTGCAAGGTGAATAAGCATCCTGACCCCACCACACTGTGCCTCATCGCTGCTGAGACTGGGCTCTCCGAGGAGCAGACTCTG AAATGGTTCAAGCAGCGCCTGGCGGAGTGGAGGAAGTCTGAAGGGCTGCCCTCAGAAAGCGGGTCTGTCAGGGACTAG